In Micromonospora sp. WMMD980, the following are encoded in one genomic region:
- a CDS encoding PadR family transcriptional regulator: MTVPLTLLGLLEREPSHGYDLKRDYDTFFGRGKPLPYGQVYSTLSRLARDGKVVVSDVEPGAGPDRKRYVITDRGATEVEHWLTEPVEPEPHLQTVLFAKVVLALMLGRPAEDYLDTQRAAHLRRMRELTEVKRSGGLVDVMLADHGLYHLEADLRWIEMAGARLDALRKAVRR; the protein is encoded by the coding sequence ATGACGGTTCCCCTGACCCTGCTCGGCCTGCTCGAACGCGAACCGAGCCACGGCTACGACCTGAAGCGTGACTACGACACCTTCTTCGGGCGCGGCAAGCCGCTGCCCTACGGGCAGGTCTACTCGACGCTCAGCCGGCTGGCCCGCGACGGCAAGGTGGTGGTCAGCGACGTCGAGCCCGGCGCCGGCCCCGACCGCAAGCGCTACGTCATCACCGACCGGGGCGCCACCGAGGTGGAGCACTGGCTGACCGAGCCGGTCGAGCCGGAACCACACCTGCAGACCGTGCTGTTCGCCAAGGTCGTGCTCGCCCTGATGCTGGGCCGCCCGGCCGAGGACTACCTGGACACCCAGCGCGCCGCCCACCTGCGCCGGATGCGGGAGCTGACCGAGGTCAAGCGGTCCGGCGGGCTGGTCGACGTGATGCTCGCCGACCACGGCCTCTACCACCTGGAGGCCGACCTGCGCTGGATCGAGATGGCCGGCGCCCGACTGGACGCGCTACGGAAGGCGGTACGGCGATGA
- a CDS encoding ABC transporter ATP-binding protein, whose translation MDQQLAISVRGLRKTYGDNVAVAGVDLDVHRGEVFALLGPNGAGKTTTVEILEGYRHRDAGEVRVLSVDPAKPDADWRSRVGIVLQGTGEFDELTVGEVVRHFSGFYPDADDPAKVVERVGLGAKAKARTHTLSGGQKRRLDVALGIIGRPELLFLDEPTTGFDPEARREFWELIRDLSAAGTTIVLTTHYLDEAEALADRVGVIAAGRVVEVAPPNRLGNRQEALATVSWRTPDGLAESAETATPTALVAELAARFGGEVPGLAVSRPTLEDVYLRMIGHP comes from the coding sequence ATGGACCAGCAGCTCGCGATCTCCGTTCGGGGACTGCGTAAGACGTACGGCGACAACGTCGCGGTGGCCGGGGTGGACCTGGACGTCCACCGGGGCGAGGTGTTCGCCCTGCTCGGCCCGAACGGCGCGGGCAAGACCACCACCGTGGAGATCCTGGAGGGCTACCGCCACCGCGACGCCGGCGAGGTCCGGGTGCTGAGCGTCGACCCGGCCAAGCCGGACGCCGACTGGCGCTCAAGGGTCGGCATCGTGCTCCAGGGCACCGGCGAGTTCGACGAGCTGACCGTCGGCGAGGTGGTCCGGCACTTCTCCGGCTTCTATCCGGACGCCGACGACCCGGCCAAGGTCGTCGAGCGGGTCGGGCTGGGCGCCAAGGCCAAGGCCCGTACGCACACGCTCTCCGGCGGGCAGAAGCGCCGCCTGGACGTGGCGCTGGGCATCATCGGCCGCCCCGAACTGCTCTTCCTCGACGAGCCGACCACCGGCTTCGACCCGGAGGCCCGGCGCGAGTTCTGGGAGCTGATCCGGGACCTCTCCGCCGCCGGCACCACGATCGTGCTCACCACCCACTACCTCGACGAGGCCGAGGCGCTCGCCGACCGGGTCGGCGTGATCGCGGCCGGCCGGGTGGTGGAGGTGGCGCCGCCGAACCGGCTCGGCAACCGGCAGGAGGCGCTGGCGACCGTCTCCTGGCGTACCCCGGACGGGCTGGCGGAGTCGGCGGAGACCGCGACGCCGACGGCGCTGGTGGCCGAGCTGGCCGCGCGCTTCGGCGGCGAGGTTCCCGGCCTCGCGGTGAGCCGGCCGACCCTGGAAGACGTCTACCTGCGAATGATCGGACACCCATGA